A genomic region of Saprospiraceae bacterium contains the following coding sequences:
- a CDS encoding peroxidase-related enzyme (This protein belongs to a clade of uncharacterized proteins related to peroxidases such as the alkylhydroperoxidase AhpD.), with protein MPYNKLNNELPGIRALMEFRPETAIPLNALAELLLRDDDNTLTRGERELIATYVSYLNDCFFCQNAHGALAQYYLQCDMDFIDKVKENYLNMPLGQKIKALLSIAESVTKGGKEVSRDQITIAKNEGASDREIHDTVLIAAFFNMCNRYVDGLNTLAVPNRQYYIERAEMRAKEGYAHFDLYK; from the coding sequence ATGCCCTACAATAAGTTAAATAATGAATTACCAGGCATCCGTGCCCTCATGGAATTCAGACCAGAAACTGCAATTCCATTAAATGCATTGGCAGAACTCCTACTTCGAGATGATGACAACACTTTAACACGCGGTGAACGGGAATTGATAGCCACTTATGTTTCGTATTTAAACGATTGTTTTTTTTGTCAAAATGCTCATGGTGCACTCGCCCAATATTATTTGCAGTGCGATATGGATTTTATTGATAAGGTTAAAGAAAATTATTTAAACATGCCCTTAGGTCAGAAAATAAAGGCCCTTTTAAGCATAGCAGAAAGTGTAACCAAAGGAGGAAAAGAAGTATCGAGAGATCAAATTACGATTGCAAAAAACGAAGGAGCTTCAGATAGAGAAATTCACGATACCGTTCTGATCGCAGCTTTTTTCAATATGTGCAATCGATATGTAGATGGGCTCAACACTTTAGCAGTTCCTAATCGACAGTACTATATTGAAAGAGCAGAAATGAGAGCTAAAGAAGGTTATGCTCATTTTGATCTTTATAAATAA
- a CDS encoding peroxidase-related enzyme (This protein belongs to a clade of uncharacterized proteins related to peroxidases such as the alkylhydroperoxidase AhpD.) — translation MAYIELEKHLPGITGLLEYRQDTAQAIRDLTEILMCGPSSLTKAEREIIATFVSSKNKCTFCTAAHAAVVDALLDESLTCAAVIENYNTAPISPKLKALLVIAEKVQQNGKLVTESDILRAKELAATDLEIHDTVLISALFCLYNKYVDGLSTYTPVNPEFYQKLGEKIKDHGYHRVPSAYEKMKEMKFD, via the coding sequence ATGGCTTATATAGAACTTGAAAAACATTTACCCGGGATTACCGGCCTCCTTGAATACAGGCAAGATACGGCTCAAGCTATCCGGGACCTTACTGAAATACTCATGTGTGGTCCATCTTCATTAACAAAGGCAGAACGAGAAATCATAGCTACATTCGTATCTTCAAAAAACAAATGTACATTTTGCACCGCTGCACATGCTGCAGTTGTTGATGCGCTTTTGGATGAATCCCTTACCTGTGCAGCAGTCATCGAAAATTATAATACAGCACCTATCAGCCCTAAATTAAAAGCATTATTAGTCATAGCAGAAAAAGTGCAGCAAAATGGCAAATTGGTAACTGAAAGCGACATCCTCCGTGCAAAGGAATTAGCGGCAACAGACCTTGAAATACATGATACTGTCCTGATTTCCGCGCTCTTCTGTTTATACAATAAATATGTTGATGGACTTTCAACATATACACCAGTCAATCCTGAATTCTATCAAAAACTTGGTGAAAAAATTAAAGATCATGGTTACCATAGGGTTCCATCCGCTTATGAAAAAATGAAAGAAATGAAATTTGACTAG
- a CDS encoding pesticidal protein Cry7Aa: MIKLTKHGVLLNKTDLGFENEGVLNPAAIREGDYVHLFYRAVSKGNYSSIGYCMLKGPLTVVNRMDVPILYPQYDYEAHGVEDPRISKIDDQYYLCYTAYDGINALGALAVSEDLKKFTKLGFIVPQMTYSEFKHLATCRGIINDKYARYNEKLHPTLSGIKKQLLWDKNVMFFPRRIDGKLFFLHRVRPDSQIASIQEIEDLTHEFWENYFLNFGSNIALISKYEHEVSYIGGGCPPIETPEGWLIIYHGVHDTTNGYVYSACAALLDLENPLIERARLPYPLFKPEHNWELKGEVNNVCFPTGCVVFDGILYIYYGAADERIACASVKLDTLVSELLLNKI; this comes from the coding sequence ATGATAAAACTTACAAAACACGGTGTACTGTTAAATAAAACAGATTTAGGCTTTGAAAATGAGGGAGTATTAAATCCAGCCGCAATTCGCGAGGGCGATTATGTGCATTTGTTCTATAGAGCTGTGAGTAAAGGAAATTATTCAAGCATTGGTTATTGCATGTTGAAGGGGCCTCTAACCGTAGTTAATAGAATGGATGTACCGATACTATATCCTCAATACGATTATGAAGCACATGGAGTTGAAGATCCTCGAATTTCAAAAATTGACGATCAATATTATCTATGTTATACTGCTTATGATGGTATAAACGCTTTAGGTGCATTAGCTGTATCTGAAGACTTAAAGAAATTTACGAAACTGGGATTCATTGTTCCTCAAATGACCTATAGTGAATTCAAACATCTTGCTACCTGTAGAGGAATTATTAATGATAAATATGCACGTTACAATGAAAAGCTTCACCCAACTTTAAGTGGTATAAAGAAGCAATTGTTATGGGATAAGAATGTGATGTTTTTTCCAAGGCGAATAGATGGTAAATTGTTTTTTCTACATCGCGTTAGACCAGATAGTCAAATTGCATCTATTCAAGAAATTGAAGATTTGACGCATGAATTTTGGGAAAATTATTTTCTGAATTTTGGATCGAACATTGCGCTTATTTCGAAATATGAACATGAGGTAAGTTATATAGGAGGCGGGTGTCCCCCTATTGAGACACCTGAGGGATGGCTGATTATTTATCATGGTGTGCACGATACTACCAATGGCTATGTTTATTCTGCTTGTGCGGCTTTGTTGGATTTGGAAAATCCGCTTATCGAACGAGCCAGACTTCCTTATCCTTTATTTAAGCCGGAACATAACTGGGAATTAAAAGGCGAAGTCAATAATGTTTGTTTCCCTACAGGATGTGTGGTGTTTGATGGTATTTTATATATTTATTATGGCGCTGCGGATGAGCGAATCGCATGTGCTTCTGTCAAGCTGGATACATTGGTTTCGGAACTTCTTCTCAATAAAATTTAA
- a CDS encoding glycosyltransferase translates to MPEILFVTSYPPRECGIATYTQDLVKSLHKTFYDTFHIHICALEDGDQKLNYPEEVHHVLNTRDPNKYVELAKVINSKTQIQLVGVQHEFGLFGGEGEKAFQKFLYCLSKPVFIVFHTVLPRPDDRMRLNVQLISNACSSVVVMTHHSLKILRKEYDIPSDKIKVIEHGVHLVPHLSKDYLKEKYGLKGRKVLSTFGLLSSGKGIETTLQALPDIIVKHTDVMFLIIGKTHPGVVQHEGEQYRNQLEQKVDALNLRAHVKFINSYLPLQQLLEYLQLTDIYLFTSKDPEQAVSGTFSYAMSCACPIISTPIPHAKEVLREDTGIIIDFQNSGQLAQGVKYLLDNEPLRKEFSSNTLQRIVPTSWENSSMAYARLMQKVVGRRTHADVAASLTDSTKASSERFRNIITLQFRTPPIILNHLKKMTTEFGMIQFSRINKPDIESGYTLDDNARALVVIAMHYKETRSAEDLDKLIIYLNFIKFCQQSDGRFLNYVDKHQKFTSQNDETNLEDAAGRAMWALGYLISLDSIIPESLLKTADAILQAAHKPIQKMNSTRAMAFVIKGLYLYNCTKQTQEITNTIQLLADRLVQMYRHESEPQWEWFESYLTYANSILPESMLYAWRETNNPVYLEIAQKSFYFLLSRIFEKGFIKVISNTSWLHKGKESDLHGEQPIDVAYTILALEEFFIESEDPVFLLKMKNAFNWFLGKNHLHQIIYNPCTGGCFDGLEENHVNLNQGAESTLSYLMARLTMEKYSGNVFQLN, encoded by the coding sequence ATGCCGGAAATACTTTTTGTGACTTCATATCCTCCGCGGGAGTGCGGCATTGCCACTTATACACAGGATTTGGTGAAATCGCTGCACAAAACATTTTATGATACATTTCATATTCATATCTGTGCATTAGAGGATGGCGACCAAAAGTTGAATTATCCTGAGGAGGTACATCACGTACTCAATACCCGGGACCCCAATAAATATGTTGAATTAGCTAAGGTTATAAATTCAAAAACACAAATTCAACTCGTTGGAGTCCAACATGAATTTGGTCTCTTCGGTGGAGAAGGTGAAAAAGCTTTTCAGAAATTTCTGTACTGCTTGAGTAAACCGGTATTCATAGTATTTCATACTGTATTGCCTCGTCCGGATGACCGCATGAGATTAAATGTTCAATTGATTTCAAATGCATGCAGTTCTGTGGTCGTGATGACACATCATTCTTTAAAGATCTTGCGGAAGGAGTATGATATTCCATCGGATAAAATTAAAGTCATTGAACATGGTGTTCATTTGGTTCCGCATTTGAGCAAAGATTATTTAAAAGAAAAATATGGTTTGAAAGGGCGAAAAGTCTTATCCACATTTGGTTTGTTGAGTTCAGGGAAGGGAATTGAAACGACTTTGCAAGCGTTGCCTGATATCATTGTAAAACACACTGATGTAATGTTTCTTATTATTGGAAAAACACATCCTGGAGTCGTACAACATGAAGGTGAACAATACAGGAATCAACTTGAACAAAAGGTGGATGCTTTGAATTTGCGTGCTCATGTAAAATTTATCAACAGTTATTTGCCTTTGCAACAATTGCTGGAATATTTGCAGCTGACCGATATTTATTTATTTACTTCAAAAGATCCGGAACAAGCCGTAAGCGGTACATTTTCGTATGCAATGAGTTGTGCTTGTCCGATCATCTCGACACCTATTCCTCATGCAAAGGAAGTTCTCCGAGAGGATACAGGAATCATCATTGATTTTCAAAACTCAGGTCAGTTAGCACAGGGGGTCAAATATTTGTTAGATAATGAGCCACTGAGAAAGGAATTCAGCTCCAATACGCTCCAGAGAATTGTGCCAACATCTTGGGAGAATTCATCAATGGCCTATGCGCGTTTGATGCAGAAAGTTGTAGGAAGAAGAACACATGCTGATGTTGCTGCATCTTTGACGGATTCTACAAAAGCATCATCGGAGCGTTTTCGAAATATCATCACATTACAATTCAGAACGCCCCCCATTATATTAAATCATTTGAAAAAAATGACTACAGAGTTTGGAATGATCCAGTTTTCAAGAATTAATAAACCGGATATTGAATCCGGATACACACTTGATGATAATGCAAGGGCACTGGTTGTAATCGCTATGCACTATAAGGAAACAAGATCAGCAGAGGATTTGGATAAGCTTATAATATATTTAAACTTTATAAAATTCTGTCAACAATCTGATGGTAGATTTTTAAATTATGTTGACAAGCATCAAAAGTTCACATCGCAAAATGATGAAACGAATTTGGAAGATGCGGCTGGAAGAGCAATGTGGGCACTTGGTTATTTAATTTCATTGGACTCAATAATTCCAGAAAGCTTATTGAAAACCGCAGATGCTATATTGCAAGCGGCACATAAGCCTATTCAAAAAATGAATTCAACGCGTGCAATGGCATTTGTTATTAAAGGTCTTTATTTATACAATTGCACTAAACAAACTCAGGAAATTACGAATACTATTCAATTATTAGCCGATCGATTGGTGCAGATGTACCGTCATGAATCTGAACCTCAATGGGAATGGTTTGAAAGTTATCTAACTTATGCGAACAGTATTTTGCCCGAGTCAATGTTATATGCATGGAGGGAAACAAACAATCCGGTATATCTTGAAATTGCTCAAAAATCTTTTTATTTTTTATTATCGAGGATATTTGAAAAGGGTTTTATCAAAGTGATTTCCAATACAAGTTGGTTACATAAAGGAAAAGAGTCAGACCTTCATGGCGAGCAACCTATTGATGTGGCTTACACGATATTGGCACTTGAAGAATTTTTCATCGAATCAGAAGATCCGGTTTTTCTCCTTAAAATGAAAAATGCATTTAATTGGTTTTTAGGTAAAAATCATTTGCATCAGATCATTTATAATCCTTGCACAGGTGGATGTTTTGATGGACTGGAAGAAAATCATGTCAACTTAAATCAAGGTGCAGAATCTACATTGAGTTATCTCATGGCAAGGCTTACTATGGAAAAGTATTCTGGAAATGTATTTCAGTTGAATTGA